From the Anabas testudineus chromosome 23, fAnaTes1.2, whole genome shotgun sequence genome, one window contains:
- the LOC113163678 gene encoding liprin-beta-1-like isoform X1 has protein sequence MMSDASEMLAAALEQMDGIIAGSKAMDYSNGLFDCQSPTSPFLGGLRVLHLLEDLRAALELMDNEEKDNLRCQIPDSTAEGVAGWLHGRLTNGHSSEAIYQERLSRLESDKECLILQVSVLTDQVEVQGEKIRDLDTCLEHHREKLNATEELLQQELVARMALETQKLELMTEVSSLKLKLSAVERDHRDSEGLYQEVTDLRFRVTDIENERLQCEKQLKATKRPKWNTDRFTADEEELQLLQRQLEEREVELKRLKDDSRLRVESHNRAEGGERDTEMKKVLEKLTSANDEKERRIKELEESLTKCNRVQEQVKEKLKENDYDHIADDPSVPVSMEVERVDLVLEGEAGRSSGESVPCIAVLSEMNELDRERQLQAAESSAVPQPSGSTNAGSTDQTRSKAGSGSSPPSKANSTSEESFGSKKARASFGRGFFKLRGVKQTASAPNLDRTRSASAPVLADTERKGTDHLDLAGVPPRKSQDRAALPSPEAKKKSKGFKKFFGRLKRSHSTSLNLDDAAEMEFRRGGVRATAGPRLGWSRESKQTAVDAPFSRWSKDEVSTWLHEQGLGLYAAQGQNWIKSGQTLLQASQHDLEKELGMKHPLHRKKLQLALQAVLSEEDDLKGKLDHNWVTRWLDDIGLPQYKSHFDEARVDGRMLHYMTVEDLLSLKVGSVLHHLSIKRAIQVLRLNSYEPSCLRRRPSDENNVTPAEISQWTNHRVMEWLRSADLAEYAPNLRGSGVHGGLMVLEPRFNVEALALLLNIPPSKTLLRRHLATHFHLLIGSEAQRLKQDCLENPDYNVLTATAKVKPRRLSFGGFGTLRKKRPDDGEELICPMNLEKPKNSSFQRGVLTFEDNLDDLEQMEDSEGTVQQIGAFSEGINNLTSMLKEEEFFQETAACSPAYDSCSPAYDSCSPEFDAGGTVDCDI, from the exons TCGGGTGCTGCATCTACTTGAGGACCTGCGGGCAGCACTGGAGCTTATGGACAATGAGGAAAAGGATAACCTGCGATGTCAGATCCCTGATTCCACAGCTGAAGGGGTGGCAGGGTGGCTGCATGGACGACTG ACTAACGGCCACAGCTCTGAAGCAATCTACCAGGAACGTCTGTCACGACTGGAGAGTGACAAAGAGTGTCTTATTCTTCAG GTAAGCGTTCTAACAGACCAGGTGGAGGTGCAAGGTGAAAAGATTCGGGACCTTGACACTTGTCTTGAGCATCATCGGGAGAAACTAAATGCTACTGAGGAGCTGCTTCAACAG GAGCTGGTGGCCAGGATGGCACTGGAGACCCAGAAGCTGGAGCTGATGACTGAGGTGTCCAGTCTGAAACTGAAGCTGAGCGCTGTGGAACGAGACCACAGGGACAGTGAG GGCTTGTACCAGGAAGTAACGGACCTGCGGTTCAGGGTGACTGACATAGAGAATGAAAGACTCCAGTGTGAGAAACAACTTAAAGCTACCAAA CGTCCAAAGTGGAACACTGACCGGTTCACTGCAGATGAG gaggagctgcagcttctgCAGAGACAGTTGGAGGAGCGAGAGGTGGAGCTGAAGAGGCTCAAGGACGATAGCAGACTGAGGGTGGAGAGCCACAACAGAGctgagggaggggagagag ATACAGAAATGAAGAAGGTGCTGGAGAAGCTGACGTCAGCCAATGATGAGAAG GAGCGAAGGATAAAAGAGCTGGAGGAGTCGCTTACAAAGTGCAACAGAGTGCAAgagcaggtcaaag AAAAGCTAAAGGAAAACGACTACGACCACATTGCAGATGATCCCTCGGTTCCTGTATCTATGGAGGTGGAACGGGTTGACCTGGTGCTTGAGGGGGAGGCAGGAAGGAGCTCGGGCGAG TCTGTTCCATGTATAGCAGTGCTCTCTGAAATGAATGAACTAGACAGAGAGCGACAgctgcaggcagcagagag CTCTGCAGTCCCACAGCCGAGCGGCTCCACCAATGCCGGCAGCACTGACCAG ACTAGAAGTAAAGCAGGATCTGGTTCTTCTCCTCCTAGTAAAGCAAACTCCACAAGTGAAGAGAGTTTTGGTAGTAAAAAGGCCCGCGCTTCTTTTGGACGTGGCTTCTTCAAGCTGCGTGGAGTCAAACAGACGGCCAGCGCCCCAAACCTGG ATCGCACCCGGAGTGCCAGTGCACCAGTATTAG CTGACACAGAACGTAAAGGCACAGATCACCTGGACTTGGCTGGTGTTCCTCCACGGAAATCCCAAGATAGAGCTGCTCTACCGTCACCAGAAGCAAAAAAGAAGTCAAAAGGCTTTAAGAAATTCTTTGGCAG GTTAAAGAGGAGTCACTCTACCTCACTCAACCTTGACGATGCAGCTGAGATGGAGTTCAGGAGAGGTGGAGTCAGAGCCACGGCTGGTCCTCGACTTGGCTGGTCACGTGAATCTAAACAGAC TGCTGTTGATGCTCCTTTCTCACGATGGAGTAAAGATGAGGTCAGCACGTGGCTGCACGAGCAGGGCCTCGGGTTGTACGCTGCTCAGGGCCAGAACTGGATCAAATCAGGACAAACATTACTGCAGGCATCACAACACGATCTGGAGAAG GAGCTGGGCATGAAGCACCCTCTCCACAGGAAGAAGCTGCAGCTGGCTCTGCAGGCTGTCCTGTCAGAAGAGGACGACCTGAAGGGCAAACTGGACCACAACTGGGTGACCA GATGGCTTGATGACATCGGCCTCCCACAGTACAAGAGTCACTTTGACGAGGCTCGTGTTGACGGGCGCATGCTGCACTACATGACAGTG GAGGACCTGCTGTCTCTGAAGGTGGGCAGTGTTCTCCATCACCTCAGCATTAAGAGAGCCATTCAGGTCCTCCGCCTCAACTCCTACGAACCCAGCTGTCTCCGACGGCGACCCTCTGATGAG AACAACGTCACGCCAGCAGAGATCTCTCAGTGGACCAACCACAGAGTGATGGAGTGGCTCCGATCTGCCGATTTGGCTGAATACGCCCCAAACCTGAGAGGCAGCGGTGTTCATGGAGGACTGATG GTGTTGGAGCCGCGGTTCAATGTGGAAGCTCTCGCCCTCCTGCTCAACATCCCTCCCAGTAAAACCCTGCTGAGACGCCACCTGGCCACACATTTTCACCTGCTGATCGGCTCCGAGGCGCAGCGGCTCAAACAGGACTGTCTGGAGAACCCAGACTACAATGTCCTTACGGCCACTGCCAAGGTCAAG CCTAGACGCCTGTCTTTTGGTGGCTTTGGTACCCTGAGAAAGAAACGTCCGGATGATGGTGAGGAATTGATCTGCCCCATGAACCTGGAAAAGCCCAAGAACAGCAGTTTCCAGAGGGGGGTCCTGACCTTTGAGGACAACCTTGATGACCTGGAGCAG ATGGAGGACTCTGAAGGCACCGTCCAACAGATCGGAGCGTTTTCTGAAGGCATCAACAATCTGACG agcATGCTGAAGGAGGAAGAGTTTTTTCAGGAGACTGCTGCCTGTTCTCCAGCGTATGATTCCTGTTCTCCAGCGTATGATTCCTGTTCTCCAGAGTTTGATGCCGGAGGAACTGTGGACTGCGACATCTGA
- the LOC113163678 gene encoding liprin-beta-1-like isoform X3: MMSDASEMLAAALEQMDGIIAGSKAMDYSNGLFDCQSPTSPFLGGLRVLHLLEDLRAALELMDNEEKDNLRCQIPDSTAEGVAGWLHGRLTNGHSSEAIYQERLSRLESDKECLILQVSVLTDQVEVQGEKIRDLDTCLEHHREKLNATEELLQQELVARMALETQKLELMTEVSSLKLKLSAVERDHRDSEGLYQEVTDLRFRVTDIENERLQCEKQLKATKEELQLLQRQLEEREVELKRLKDDSRLRVESHNRAEGGERDTEMKKVLEKLTSANDEKERRIKELEESLTKCNRVQEQVKEKLKENDYDHIADDPSVPVSMEVERVDLVLEGEAGRSSGESVPCIAVLSEMNELDRERQLQAAESSAVPQPSGSTNAGSTDQTRSKAGSGSSPPSKANSTSEESFGSKKARASFGRGFFKLRGVKQTASAPNLDRTRSASAPVLADTERKGTDHLDLAGVPPRKSQDRAALPSPEAKKKSKGFKKFFGRLKRSHSTSLNLDDAAEMEFRRGGVRATAGPRLGWSRESKQTAVDAPFSRWSKDEVSTWLHEQGLGLYAAQGQNWIKSGQTLLQASQHDLEKELGMKHPLHRKKLQLALQAVLSEEDDLKGKLDHNWVTRWLDDIGLPQYKSHFDEARVDGRMLHYMTVEDLLSLKVGSVLHHLSIKRAIQVLRLNSYEPSCLRRRPSDENNVTPAEISQWTNHRVMEWLRSADLAEYAPNLRGSGVHGGLMVLEPRFNVEALALLLNIPPSKTLLRRHLATHFHLLIGSEAQRLKQDCLENPDYNVLTATAKVKPRRLSFGGFGTLRKKRPDDGEELICPMNLEKPKNSSFQRGVLTFEDNLDDLEQMEDSEGTVQQIGAFSEGINNLTSMLKEEEFFQETAACSPAYDSCSPAYDSCSPEFDAGGTVDCDI; encoded by the exons TCGGGTGCTGCATCTACTTGAGGACCTGCGGGCAGCACTGGAGCTTATGGACAATGAGGAAAAGGATAACCTGCGATGTCAGATCCCTGATTCCACAGCTGAAGGGGTGGCAGGGTGGCTGCATGGACGACTG ACTAACGGCCACAGCTCTGAAGCAATCTACCAGGAACGTCTGTCACGACTGGAGAGTGACAAAGAGTGTCTTATTCTTCAG GTAAGCGTTCTAACAGACCAGGTGGAGGTGCAAGGTGAAAAGATTCGGGACCTTGACACTTGTCTTGAGCATCATCGGGAGAAACTAAATGCTACTGAGGAGCTGCTTCAACAG GAGCTGGTGGCCAGGATGGCACTGGAGACCCAGAAGCTGGAGCTGATGACTGAGGTGTCCAGTCTGAAACTGAAGCTGAGCGCTGTGGAACGAGACCACAGGGACAGTGAG GGCTTGTACCAGGAAGTAACGGACCTGCGGTTCAGGGTGACTGACATAGAGAATGAAAGACTCCAGTGTGAGAAACAACTTAAAGCTACCAAA gaggagctgcagcttctgCAGAGACAGTTGGAGGAGCGAGAGGTGGAGCTGAAGAGGCTCAAGGACGATAGCAGACTGAGGGTGGAGAGCCACAACAGAGctgagggaggggagagag ATACAGAAATGAAGAAGGTGCTGGAGAAGCTGACGTCAGCCAATGATGAGAAG GAGCGAAGGATAAAAGAGCTGGAGGAGTCGCTTACAAAGTGCAACAGAGTGCAAgagcaggtcaaag AAAAGCTAAAGGAAAACGACTACGACCACATTGCAGATGATCCCTCGGTTCCTGTATCTATGGAGGTGGAACGGGTTGACCTGGTGCTTGAGGGGGAGGCAGGAAGGAGCTCGGGCGAG TCTGTTCCATGTATAGCAGTGCTCTCTGAAATGAATGAACTAGACAGAGAGCGACAgctgcaggcagcagagag CTCTGCAGTCCCACAGCCGAGCGGCTCCACCAATGCCGGCAGCACTGACCAG ACTAGAAGTAAAGCAGGATCTGGTTCTTCTCCTCCTAGTAAAGCAAACTCCACAAGTGAAGAGAGTTTTGGTAGTAAAAAGGCCCGCGCTTCTTTTGGACGTGGCTTCTTCAAGCTGCGTGGAGTCAAACAGACGGCCAGCGCCCCAAACCTGG ATCGCACCCGGAGTGCCAGTGCACCAGTATTAG CTGACACAGAACGTAAAGGCACAGATCACCTGGACTTGGCTGGTGTTCCTCCACGGAAATCCCAAGATAGAGCTGCTCTACCGTCACCAGAAGCAAAAAAGAAGTCAAAAGGCTTTAAGAAATTCTTTGGCAG GTTAAAGAGGAGTCACTCTACCTCACTCAACCTTGACGATGCAGCTGAGATGGAGTTCAGGAGAGGTGGAGTCAGAGCCACGGCTGGTCCTCGACTTGGCTGGTCACGTGAATCTAAACAGAC TGCTGTTGATGCTCCTTTCTCACGATGGAGTAAAGATGAGGTCAGCACGTGGCTGCACGAGCAGGGCCTCGGGTTGTACGCTGCTCAGGGCCAGAACTGGATCAAATCAGGACAAACATTACTGCAGGCATCACAACACGATCTGGAGAAG GAGCTGGGCATGAAGCACCCTCTCCACAGGAAGAAGCTGCAGCTGGCTCTGCAGGCTGTCCTGTCAGAAGAGGACGACCTGAAGGGCAAACTGGACCACAACTGGGTGACCA GATGGCTTGATGACATCGGCCTCCCACAGTACAAGAGTCACTTTGACGAGGCTCGTGTTGACGGGCGCATGCTGCACTACATGACAGTG GAGGACCTGCTGTCTCTGAAGGTGGGCAGTGTTCTCCATCACCTCAGCATTAAGAGAGCCATTCAGGTCCTCCGCCTCAACTCCTACGAACCCAGCTGTCTCCGACGGCGACCCTCTGATGAG AACAACGTCACGCCAGCAGAGATCTCTCAGTGGACCAACCACAGAGTGATGGAGTGGCTCCGATCTGCCGATTTGGCTGAATACGCCCCAAACCTGAGAGGCAGCGGTGTTCATGGAGGACTGATG GTGTTGGAGCCGCGGTTCAATGTGGAAGCTCTCGCCCTCCTGCTCAACATCCCTCCCAGTAAAACCCTGCTGAGACGCCACCTGGCCACACATTTTCACCTGCTGATCGGCTCCGAGGCGCAGCGGCTCAAACAGGACTGTCTGGAGAACCCAGACTACAATGTCCTTACGGCCACTGCCAAGGTCAAG CCTAGACGCCTGTCTTTTGGTGGCTTTGGTACCCTGAGAAAGAAACGTCCGGATGATGGTGAGGAATTGATCTGCCCCATGAACCTGGAAAAGCCCAAGAACAGCAGTTTCCAGAGGGGGGTCCTGACCTTTGAGGACAACCTTGATGACCTGGAGCAG ATGGAGGACTCTGAAGGCACCGTCCAACAGATCGGAGCGTTTTCTGAAGGCATCAACAATCTGACG agcATGCTGAAGGAGGAAGAGTTTTTTCAGGAGACTGCTGCCTGTTCTCCAGCGTATGATTCCTGTTCTCCAGCGTATGATTCCTGTTCTCCAGAGTTTGATGCCGGAGGAACTGTGGACTGCGACATCTGA
- the LOC113163678 gene encoding liprin-beta-1-like isoform X2: MMSDASEMLAAALEQMDGIIAGSKAMDYSNGLFDCQSPTSPFLGGLRVLHLLEDLRAALELMDNEEKDNLRCQIPDSTAEGVAGWLHGRLTNGHSSEAIYQERLSRLESDKECLILQVSVLTDQVEVQGEKIRDLDTCLEHHREKLNATEELLQQELVARMALETQKLELMTEVSSLKLKLSAVERDHRDSEGLYQEVTDLRFRVTDIENERLQCEKQLKATKRPKWNTDRFTADEEELQLLQRQLEEREVELKRLKDDSRLRVESHNRAEGGERDTEMKKVLEKLTSANDEKERRIKELEESLTKCNRVQEQVKEKLKENDYDHIADDPSVPVSMEVERVDLVLEGEAGRSSGESVPCIAVLSEMNELDRERQLQAAESSAVPQPSGSTNAGSTDQTRSKAGSGSSPPSKANSTSEESFGSKKARASFGRGFFKLRGVKQTASAPNLADTERKGTDHLDLAGVPPRKSQDRAALPSPEAKKKSKGFKKFFGRLKRSHSTSLNLDDAAEMEFRRGGVRATAGPRLGWSRESKQTAVDAPFSRWSKDEVSTWLHEQGLGLYAAQGQNWIKSGQTLLQASQHDLEKELGMKHPLHRKKLQLALQAVLSEEDDLKGKLDHNWVTRWLDDIGLPQYKSHFDEARVDGRMLHYMTVEDLLSLKVGSVLHHLSIKRAIQVLRLNSYEPSCLRRRPSDENNVTPAEISQWTNHRVMEWLRSADLAEYAPNLRGSGVHGGLMVLEPRFNVEALALLLNIPPSKTLLRRHLATHFHLLIGSEAQRLKQDCLENPDYNVLTATAKVKPRRLSFGGFGTLRKKRPDDGEELICPMNLEKPKNSSFQRGVLTFEDNLDDLEQMEDSEGTVQQIGAFSEGINNLTSMLKEEEFFQETAACSPAYDSCSPAYDSCSPEFDAGGTVDCDI, from the exons TCGGGTGCTGCATCTACTTGAGGACCTGCGGGCAGCACTGGAGCTTATGGACAATGAGGAAAAGGATAACCTGCGATGTCAGATCCCTGATTCCACAGCTGAAGGGGTGGCAGGGTGGCTGCATGGACGACTG ACTAACGGCCACAGCTCTGAAGCAATCTACCAGGAACGTCTGTCACGACTGGAGAGTGACAAAGAGTGTCTTATTCTTCAG GTAAGCGTTCTAACAGACCAGGTGGAGGTGCAAGGTGAAAAGATTCGGGACCTTGACACTTGTCTTGAGCATCATCGGGAGAAACTAAATGCTACTGAGGAGCTGCTTCAACAG GAGCTGGTGGCCAGGATGGCACTGGAGACCCAGAAGCTGGAGCTGATGACTGAGGTGTCCAGTCTGAAACTGAAGCTGAGCGCTGTGGAACGAGACCACAGGGACAGTGAG GGCTTGTACCAGGAAGTAACGGACCTGCGGTTCAGGGTGACTGACATAGAGAATGAAAGACTCCAGTGTGAGAAACAACTTAAAGCTACCAAA CGTCCAAAGTGGAACACTGACCGGTTCACTGCAGATGAG gaggagctgcagcttctgCAGAGACAGTTGGAGGAGCGAGAGGTGGAGCTGAAGAGGCTCAAGGACGATAGCAGACTGAGGGTGGAGAGCCACAACAGAGctgagggaggggagagag ATACAGAAATGAAGAAGGTGCTGGAGAAGCTGACGTCAGCCAATGATGAGAAG GAGCGAAGGATAAAAGAGCTGGAGGAGTCGCTTACAAAGTGCAACAGAGTGCAAgagcaggtcaaag AAAAGCTAAAGGAAAACGACTACGACCACATTGCAGATGATCCCTCGGTTCCTGTATCTATGGAGGTGGAACGGGTTGACCTGGTGCTTGAGGGGGAGGCAGGAAGGAGCTCGGGCGAG TCTGTTCCATGTATAGCAGTGCTCTCTGAAATGAATGAACTAGACAGAGAGCGACAgctgcaggcagcagagag CTCTGCAGTCCCACAGCCGAGCGGCTCCACCAATGCCGGCAGCACTGACCAG ACTAGAAGTAAAGCAGGATCTGGTTCTTCTCCTCCTAGTAAAGCAAACTCCACAAGTGAAGAGAGTTTTGGTAGTAAAAAGGCCCGCGCTTCTTTTGGACGTGGCTTCTTCAAGCTGCGTGGAGTCAAACAGACGGCCAGCGCCCCAAACCTGG CTGACACAGAACGTAAAGGCACAGATCACCTGGACTTGGCTGGTGTTCCTCCACGGAAATCCCAAGATAGAGCTGCTCTACCGTCACCAGAAGCAAAAAAGAAGTCAAAAGGCTTTAAGAAATTCTTTGGCAG GTTAAAGAGGAGTCACTCTACCTCACTCAACCTTGACGATGCAGCTGAGATGGAGTTCAGGAGAGGTGGAGTCAGAGCCACGGCTGGTCCTCGACTTGGCTGGTCACGTGAATCTAAACAGAC TGCTGTTGATGCTCCTTTCTCACGATGGAGTAAAGATGAGGTCAGCACGTGGCTGCACGAGCAGGGCCTCGGGTTGTACGCTGCTCAGGGCCAGAACTGGATCAAATCAGGACAAACATTACTGCAGGCATCACAACACGATCTGGAGAAG GAGCTGGGCATGAAGCACCCTCTCCACAGGAAGAAGCTGCAGCTGGCTCTGCAGGCTGTCCTGTCAGAAGAGGACGACCTGAAGGGCAAACTGGACCACAACTGGGTGACCA GATGGCTTGATGACATCGGCCTCCCACAGTACAAGAGTCACTTTGACGAGGCTCGTGTTGACGGGCGCATGCTGCACTACATGACAGTG GAGGACCTGCTGTCTCTGAAGGTGGGCAGTGTTCTCCATCACCTCAGCATTAAGAGAGCCATTCAGGTCCTCCGCCTCAACTCCTACGAACCCAGCTGTCTCCGACGGCGACCCTCTGATGAG AACAACGTCACGCCAGCAGAGATCTCTCAGTGGACCAACCACAGAGTGATGGAGTGGCTCCGATCTGCCGATTTGGCTGAATACGCCCCAAACCTGAGAGGCAGCGGTGTTCATGGAGGACTGATG GTGTTGGAGCCGCGGTTCAATGTGGAAGCTCTCGCCCTCCTGCTCAACATCCCTCCCAGTAAAACCCTGCTGAGACGCCACCTGGCCACACATTTTCACCTGCTGATCGGCTCCGAGGCGCAGCGGCTCAAACAGGACTGTCTGGAGAACCCAGACTACAATGTCCTTACGGCCACTGCCAAGGTCAAG CCTAGACGCCTGTCTTTTGGTGGCTTTGGTACCCTGAGAAAGAAACGTCCGGATGATGGTGAGGAATTGATCTGCCCCATGAACCTGGAAAAGCCCAAGAACAGCAGTTTCCAGAGGGGGGTCCTGACCTTTGAGGACAACCTTGATGACCTGGAGCAG ATGGAGGACTCTGAAGGCACCGTCCAACAGATCGGAGCGTTTTCTGAAGGCATCAACAATCTGACG agcATGCTGAAGGAGGAAGAGTTTTTTCAGGAGACTGCTGCCTGTTCTCCAGCGTATGATTCCTGTTCTCCAGCGTATGATTCCTGTTCTCCAGAGTTTGATGCCGGAGGAACTGTGGACTGCGACATCTGA
- the LOC113163678 gene encoding liprin-beta-1-like isoform X4, which yields MMSDASEMLAAALEQMDGIIAGSKAMDYSNGLFDCQSPTSPFLGGLRVLHLLEDLRAALELMDNEEKDNLRCQIPDSTAEGVAGWLHGRLTNGHSSEAIYQERLSRLESDKECLILQVSVLTDQVEVQGEKIRDLDTCLEHHREKLNATEELLQQELVARMALETQKLELMTEVSSLKLKLSAVERDHRDSEGLYQEVTDLRFRVTDIENERLQCEKQLKATKEELQLLQRQLEEREVELKRLKDDSRLRVESHNRAEGGERDTEMKKVLEKLTSANDEKERRIKELEESLTKCNRVQEQVKEKLKENDYDHIADDPSVPVSMEVERVDLVLEGEAGRSSGESVPCIAVLSEMNELDRERQLQAAESSAVPQPSGSTNAGSTDQTRSKAGSGSSPPSKANSTSEESFGSKKARASFGRGFFKLRGVKQTASAPNLADTERKGTDHLDLAGVPPRKSQDRAALPSPEAKKKSKGFKKFFGRLKRSHSTSLNLDDAAEMEFRRGGVRATAGPRLGWSRESKQTAVDAPFSRWSKDEVSTWLHEQGLGLYAAQGQNWIKSGQTLLQASQHDLEKELGMKHPLHRKKLQLALQAVLSEEDDLKGKLDHNWVTRWLDDIGLPQYKSHFDEARVDGRMLHYMTVEDLLSLKVGSVLHHLSIKRAIQVLRLNSYEPSCLRRRPSDENNVTPAEISQWTNHRVMEWLRSADLAEYAPNLRGSGVHGGLMVLEPRFNVEALALLLNIPPSKTLLRRHLATHFHLLIGSEAQRLKQDCLENPDYNVLTATAKVKPRRLSFGGFGTLRKKRPDDGEELICPMNLEKPKNSSFQRGVLTFEDNLDDLEQMEDSEGTVQQIGAFSEGINNLTSMLKEEEFFQETAACSPAYDSCSPAYDSCSPEFDAGGTVDCDI from the exons TCGGGTGCTGCATCTACTTGAGGACCTGCGGGCAGCACTGGAGCTTATGGACAATGAGGAAAAGGATAACCTGCGATGTCAGATCCCTGATTCCACAGCTGAAGGGGTGGCAGGGTGGCTGCATGGACGACTG ACTAACGGCCACAGCTCTGAAGCAATCTACCAGGAACGTCTGTCACGACTGGAGAGTGACAAAGAGTGTCTTATTCTTCAG GTAAGCGTTCTAACAGACCAGGTGGAGGTGCAAGGTGAAAAGATTCGGGACCTTGACACTTGTCTTGAGCATCATCGGGAGAAACTAAATGCTACTGAGGAGCTGCTTCAACAG GAGCTGGTGGCCAGGATGGCACTGGAGACCCAGAAGCTGGAGCTGATGACTGAGGTGTCCAGTCTGAAACTGAAGCTGAGCGCTGTGGAACGAGACCACAGGGACAGTGAG GGCTTGTACCAGGAAGTAACGGACCTGCGGTTCAGGGTGACTGACATAGAGAATGAAAGACTCCAGTGTGAGAAACAACTTAAAGCTACCAAA gaggagctgcagcttctgCAGAGACAGTTGGAGGAGCGAGAGGTGGAGCTGAAGAGGCTCAAGGACGATAGCAGACTGAGGGTGGAGAGCCACAACAGAGctgagggaggggagagag ATACAGAAATGAAGAAGGTGCTGGAGAAGCTGACGTCAGCCAATGATGAGAAG GAGCGAAGGATAAAAGAGCTGGAGGAGTCGCTTACAAAGTGCAACAGAGTGCAAgagcaggtcaaag AAAAGCTAAAGGAAAACGACTACGACCACATTGCAGATGATCCCTCGGTTCCTGTATCTATGGAGGTGGAACGGGTTGACCTGGTGCTTGAGGGGGAGGCAGGAAGGAGCTCGGGCGAG TCTGTTCCATGTATAGCAGTGCTCTCTGAAATGAATGAACTAGACAGAGAGCGACAgctgcaggcagcagagag CTCTGCAGTCCCACAGCCGAGCGGCTCCACCAATGCCGGCAGCACTGACCAG ACTAGAAGTAAAGCAGGATCTGGTTCTTCTCCTCCTAGTAAAGCAAACTCCACAAGTGAAGAGAGTTTTGGTAGTAAAAAGGCCCGCGCTTCTTTTGGACGTGGCTTCTTCAAGCTGCGTGGAGTCAAACAGACGGCCAGCGCCCCAAACCTGG CTGACACAGAACGTAAAGGCACAGATCACCTGGACTTGGCTGGTGTTCCTCCACGGAAATCCCAAGATAGAGCTGCTCTACCGTCACCAGAAGCAAAAAAGAAGTCAAAAGGCTTTAAGAAATTCTTTGGCAG GTTAAAGAGGAGTCACTCTACCTCACTCAACCTTGACGATGCAGCTGAGATGGAGTTCAGGAGAGGTGGAGTCAGAGCCACGGCTGGTCCTCGACTTGGCTGGTCACGTGAATCTAAACAGAC TGCTGTTGATGCTCCTTTCTCACGATGGAGTAAAGATGAGGTCAGCACGTGGCTGCACGAGCAGGGCCTCGGGTTGTACGCTGCTCAGGGCCAGAACTGGATCAAATCAGGACAAACATTACTGCAGGCATCACAACACGATCTGGAGAAG GAGCTGGGCATGAAGCACCCTCTCCACAGGAAGAAGCTGCAGCTGGCTCTGCAGGCTGTCCTGTCAGAAGAGGACGACCTGAAGGGCAAACTGGACCACAACTGGGTGACCA GATGGCTTGATGACATCGGCCTCCCACAGTACAAGAGTCACTTTGACGAGGCTCGTGTTGACGGGCGCATGCTGCACTACATGACAGTG GAGGACCTGCTGTCTCTGAAGGTGGGCAGTGTTCTCCATCACCTCAGCATTAAGAGAGCCATTCAGGTCCTCCGCCTCAACTCCTACGAACCCAGCTGTCTCCGACGGCGACCCTCTGATGAG AACAACGTCACGCCAGCAGAGATCTCTCAGTGGACCAACCACAGAGTGATGGAGTGGCTCCGATCTGCCGATTTGGCTGAATACGCCCCAAACCTGAGAGGCAGCGGTGTTCATGGAGGACTGATG GTGTTGGAGCCGCGGTTCAATGTGGAAGCTCTCGCCCTCCTGCTCAACATCCCTCCCAGTAAAACCCTGCTGAGACGCCACCTGGCCACACATTTTCACCTGCTGATCGGCTCCGAGGCGCAGCGGCTCAAACAGGACTGTCTGGAGAACCCAGACTACAATGTCCTTACGGCCACTGCCAAGGTCAAG CCTAGACGCCTGTCTTTTGGTGGCTTTGGTACCCTGAGAAAGAAACGTCCGGATGATGGTGAGGAATTGATCTGCCCCATGAACCTGGAAAAGCCCAAGAACAGCAGTTTCCAGAGGGGGGTCCTGACCTTTGAGGACAACCTTGATGACCTGGAGCAG ATGGAGGACTCTGAAGGCACCGTCCAACAGATCGGAGCGTTTTCTGAAGGCATCAACAATCTGACG agcATGCTGAAGGAGGAAGAGTTTTTTCAGGAGACTGCTGCCTGTTCTCCAGCGTATGATTCCTGTTCTCCAGCGTATGATTCCTGTTCTCCAGAGTTTGATGCCGGAGGAACTGTGGACTGCGACATCTGA